A single Pseudomonas brassicacearum DNA region contains:
- the zigA gene encoding zinc metallochaperone GTPase ZigA, with amino-acid sequence MPNRLPVTVLSGFLGAGKSTLLNHVLRNRDNLRVAVIVNDMSEINIDGSEVQRDVTLSRSEEKLVEMSNGCICCTLREDLLEEVGQLAREGRFDYLLIESTGISEPLPVAETFTFRDEEGRSLADVARLDTMVTVVDGVNFLLDYQAAESLASRGETLGEEDERSITDLLIEQIEFADVILISKIDLISQHEREELSAILRRLNAQAQILPMVMGQVPLGRILDTGLFDFERAAQAPGWLQELRGEHVPETVEYGIASTAYRARRPFHPERFFNFIDRPWPNGKLLRSKGFFWLASKPEEAGSWSQAGGLMRHGFAGRWWRFVPKNQWPQDEESTAAIMKNWLAATGDCRQELVFIGQDIDFGQLAAELDACLLTDAEMALGVESWRLLPDPFGPWHEEVAA; translated from the coding sequence ATGCCCAATCGTCTTCCCGTAACCGTCCTTTCTGGATTCCTCGGTGCCGGCAAAAGCACACTGCTCAACCACGTCCTGCGTAATCGCGACAATTTGCGAGTTGCGGTGATCGTCAACGATATGAGCGAGATCAACATCGATGGCAGCGAAGTCCAGCGAGATGTCACCCTGAGTCGTTCCGAAGAAAAACTGGTGGAAATGAGCAACGGCTGCATCTGCTGCACGTTGCGCGAAGACTTGCTCGAAGAGGTCGGGCAACTCGCCAGGGAAGGGCGTTTCGATTATCTGTTGATCGAATCCACGGGCATTTCAGAACCGTTGCCCGTGGCAGAAACCTTCACGTTTCGTGACGAAGAAGGTCGAAGCCTGGCCGATGTGGCGCGGCTCGACACCATGGTGACGGTGGTCGATGGTGTGAATTTCCTGCTCGATTACCAAGCCGCCGAAAGCCTTGCGTCACGGGGTGAAACCCTGGGTGAGGAGGATGAACGCTCGATCACCGACCTGCTGATCGAACAGATCGAGTTTGCCGACGTGATTCTGATCAGCAAGATCGATCTGATCAGCCAGCATGAGCGAGAAGAATTGAGCGCAATTCTGCGGCGCCTCAACGCCCAGGCGCAGATCCTCCCCATGGTCATGGGGCAGGTGCCGTTGGGCAGGATTCTCGACACAGGCCTTTTCGACTTCGAACGCGCCGCCCAGGCCCCTGGCTGGCTACAGGAGCTGCGTGGCGAGCACGTGCCGGAAACCGTGGAATATGGCATCGCCTCGACCGCCTATCGGGCTCGCCGGCCGTTTCATCCCGAGCGGTTCTTCAATTTTATCGACCGTCCGTGGCCCAATGGCAAACTGCTGCGCTCCAAGGGGTTCTTCTGGCTGGCCAGCAAACCTGAGGAGGCGGGCAGTTGGTCCCAGGCCGGTGGCTTGATGCGGCATGGCTTCGCCGGGCGCTGGTGGCGGTTCGTGCCGAAAAACCAATGGCCGCAGGATGAAGAAAGTACAGCCGCGATCATGAAGAACTGGCTTGCTGCCACAGGCGATTGCCGCCAGGAGCTGGTCTTCATTGGCCAGGATATCGATTTTGGCCAACTCGCCGCTGAACTGGACGCTTGCCTGCTCACTGACGCGGAAATGGCCCTCGGTGTTGAAAGTTGGCGCCTGTTGCCGGATCCGTTCGGCCCGTGGCATGAAGAGGTCGCGGCATGA